Proteins from a genomic interval of Sphingobacterium sp. SYP-B4668:
- a CDS encoding DUF1543 domain-containing protein, whose protein sequence is MKLFMILLGCKPVGRQVEQHDIYFGIAATLPELVPAMENFWKEANGKMHVDVWREVNYVDGYEISVSSYTVSPEKRRWKLFFVNLGGYKPDQFDEFHYKQLVVAEEIAEAIAQAKKTVFWKHHISSHIDDKYGLDVDDVYDVEDLLSDDFKSKYQLNIRPTVQQDADSLHIGYLKFSKLMNDEC, encoded by the coding sequence ATGAAATTATTTATGATTCTCTTAGGCTGTAAGCCTGTAGGTAGACAGGTGGAGCAGCATGATATTTACTTTGGTATTGCCGCGACATTGCCCGAACTCGTACCGGCTATGGAAAATTTTTGGAAGGAAGCCAATGGAAAGATGCATGTTGATGTTTGGCGGGAAGTAAACTACGTAGATGGTTATGAAATCAGTGTCAGTTCATATACAGTATCGCCTGAGAAAAGACGGTGGAAATTGTTCTTTGTGAATTTAGGCGGGTATAAGCCTGACCAATTTGACGAATTTCATTATAAACAATTGGTCGTAGCAGAGGAAATAGCAGAAGCGATAGCACAAGCCAAAAAAACTGTGTTTTGGAAGCACCATATCTCTTCCCACATCGATGATAAATACGGCTTAGATGTTGATGATGTCTACGATGTGGAAGATTTGTTATCCGATGATTTTAAATCAAAATACCAATTGAACATCCGTCCAACTGTACAACAGGATGCGGACTCGCTACACATTGGCTATCTTAAATTTTCAAAATTGATGAACGACGAATGTTGA